A segment of the [Limnothrix rosea] IAM M-220 genome:
AAAGGCATTAACCCCACCAGCGTTGGCCGTGCCCTCATCAGTAATCTCGAAGAAGGGGCGATCGTTGAAGGAGCATCAACCATTACGATGCAGCTCGTTAAAAACCTCTTTCTCGCCCAAGATCGCACCTATAACCGTAAATTAGCAGAAACAGTTCTCGCGCTACGTATCGAGCAAATTTTCCCGAAATCAGAAATTTTAGAAATGTACCTCAATAATATTTATTGGGGTCACAACAACTATGGCGTGCAGACTGCCGCCGAATCCTATTTCAATAAACCAGCCTCTGAACTAACCCTTGCCGAAGCCAGTGTCATGGCAGGCATGATCCAAGCCCCTGAGGAATATAGCCCTTTCCGTAACTATCAATCGACGAAACAGCGTCAAAGGATGGTTCTCAATCGGATGCGTGATTTGGGCTGGATTTCGGCGGAAGCGGCTGATGCGGCCTACAATGAACCCCTATTAGTCGGTCAACCTACGGCTTGGAAGAGTAGTGCCTCTCCCTACATTACCCAGGCTGTCGTTGAGGAGTTAAAGCAACGTTTTGGGGAAGAGCTAGTTCAGAAAGGGGGGATGCGGGTTCAAACAACGGTTGATGTCAATTTTCAGCGACGCGCCGAAGAAACCGTTAGACAGGCATTTCGTAGCGCCCAAAACCGTGGTCTTCGGGCTGACCAAGTCGCTTTAGCTGCCGTTGATCCCCGTACCCATTTCGTGAAGGCCTTGGTGGGTGGCACAAGTTATGAAAGCAGCCAGTTTAACCGGGCAACCCAATCAAAACGCCAACCGGGCTCTTCGTTTAAACCATTTGTTTACTATGCTGCCTTTGCTAGTGGGCGCTATAGTCCCTATACGACGATTCAAGATACACCTGTTCGTTATAGAGATGGGACGCAATGGTATGAACCCCAAAACTATGGTGGTGGCTTTTCGGGCACAGTTTCTTTGTTTGATGCCCTAAAGGTGTCTAAAAATATTCCGGCGGTGAAACTTGGTAAGGCTGTT
Coding sequences within it:
- a CDS encoding transglycosylase domain-containing protein, encoding MSSSTVQPKVRRIRRKQKKANPFLQFVGGVVQNAAGTVIGTTMIVSAIAAGGLVGLAVSFRNLPDVRTLRGYVPTETSYIYDINGTLLLSLHGEANRTNVNIEDVSPNLKMAVIAIEDSHFYQHKGINPTSVGRALISNLEEGAIVEGASTITMQLVKNLFLAQDRTYNRKLAETVLALRIEQIFPKSEILEMYLNNIYWGHNNYGVQTAAESYFNKPASELTLAEASVMAGMIQAPEEYSPFRNYQSTKQRQRMVLNRMRDLGWISAEAADAAYNEPLLVGQPTAWKSSASPYITQAVVEELKQRFGEELVQKGGMRVQTTVDVNFQRRAEETVRQAFRSAQNRGLRADQVALAAVDPRTHFVKALVGGTSYESSQFNRATQSKRQPGSSFKPFVYYAAFASGRYSPYTTIQDTPVRYRDGTQWYEPQNYGGGFSGTVSLFDALKVSKNIPAVKLGKAVGLDRVIEVCQVLGIESELLPVVSLPLGAVGISPLEMAGAYATFASNGWQSDTTLILRVTDSQGNVLLDNTPDPRLVLDPWATASLTSILQGVIDSGTGKNAALGDRPAAGKTGTTSSERDVWFVGYTPQLSAAVWIGNDDYRPMGSGVTGGGFAAPVWKAFMQEALKDEEPRYFPAASKYDRPKP